aaatatttaaatattaaattgaaGATACATGTACGATGGTTAATAGAGTAAGATAGAAAATTCTCGTCACATATAACTACAAATATTTTCAAGATTTATTCATTTTAAAGCCACAAGTTTATATTGGatataatatgtaaaacgtGAATTTGCAAATCTTCGTAGGTACGTAGAAACACTTAATGTCTGGGAGCATACAGAATATTGTTCATTAGACTTCAACTGTTTACGTTTAAACATTTGTACAACAAAGATGGAACACGTAATGagtaattttctaatttatacGTCGTCTATTTTTATATAGTATTGTATAGTATTTCCCAATAGAAAACAAGAAACATTTTGGTAAATTTGAGAAAGTCTTGAGAGCAAGAAACTTTAATCAAAGAATATCTGTGTATGCTTAAAATTCGTTAAAAAGTTCTTATTTATCGTTTCCTATATTTATCCTcgatattattttctatattattccTCGATTAAAATATTTCGCCGATAGATTTTCACCTACTAACCCAGGCAATTTTCTGGTCGAAGTTCTTGTAAGAGAAACTGACAGCAAATTTGGACAACGCCGAGGACCTCGAACTGGTCAGCCAGTGGCAAAAGCTGCTCGACATTGTCAGCATTCACGTTGCACGTACCGGTGTAAGCATAATCAAGGATCAAACTAAATATTTTTCCAGGAACCGAGTCGATCACGACTTCCGTCGTCTCTGTTTTCCCGCCTTTTAGGCTGTTGGTGAAAAGCGCCTTGAAGTAAGGACTGACTGCGGATAAAATGGCACGATGCACTGGGAAAACGTGGCCCGTGGCACATCGTATTGCACCGTCGCATAATTGCTGGTTTGCTCTGAAATATCGATGCGTATTAACGCAAAAATGAATGAATCAAACATGAAAAGCAgttttaatcgaaacaataaTATCTTCGTAATTGCTAAAAATGaacgaaaatatatatatatagttgtgACAAACGTTGACCTTTATTAAGATAGAACTATGATTATACGAGTACTAGGATACGCGATGTTATCTAGTACAAATTGTATACTTTTGTTGTTGCTTTTGTTTTCTAATTAGTTCACTGTCTGTTATCTCATTCGCATCGTATAGATAAAAATAGACGTTTTATAACGTAAACGAAGTAGAACGTGTTAAAGATTTCCAATAAATGTCATTGAACCTACACGTTAGTAAATATCCTAAAGTCGTATCACCTTAATTACAACGATCAACGAACATTACATCAAAGTAGAACATGAAACAAAGCTCGATAATTCCACCATTAAATGGCAAGATCGAACAAAACACCCAACGATCCAGCTTCTAAAATCTCATCCTCGATCGAGCACGATTTACGAGCCGATTTTGCTCCCGCTCTCGTCAAACTATACTCTGCATCTATCTAATCGAAACGTCCCATGACAGAGCACGCGAAAAGAATGGAGGGCACACGCTTTCGAGAGGGAAAGCTCCAAGTTAACAAACCTAAGCTCGGACCAGACTACGGGGAATTCAACGAGAGCGTAATTGGATGGCAGGCACATGCATTTCCTtattttagctggctgttttcTGACGCACTGCTTCAGCTTGGTAGCGGAAACGGCGGCCCGCGACATTCGGCTGCGTGACAGCTTCCTCAGCTTGATCCTTCCGCGGCCGTCCATCGCCTCGCGGACGAGCCACGCGATACCCGCGTCGCTGGCCACCATGTGCCCCGACCTTTCCACCGCGTTCCGCGATACCTTCCTCTTCTTCGTCCTCCGCTCTGTATTCGTTATGGTTAGCGATGCGAGCCCCGGCACACCGGAGAGTCGCGGCCATGACAGAGGAACGCCGTCACTTTCAATTGGATGATACTGGCGATCGAGATCGTGACCCGACGTCGATTCTTGCCCAGGTTCAGTGTACACCGCGgatttgcatataatttcatATCTGGTGATCGCGCGCAAAAGGAGGCGTTCATTGCAATTTTCTTAAATTCCGGATATTTTATATCTTGTCTTCTGTCTGAGTCTTTGAACAACGTAGACTTTGCCCGAGTCGTGGGACGATCGTGGTTGAGAAATTATGACGAAAAGTCATAAATGTTATTTGTCAGATTACGCGTACTGCGATATACGTAGTTGTAAATAATTGCATATGCACGTGCGTAAGATCGCGGTGATAACAGTGGTAAGATATGGTTAGATCAGGTTAGGTTCCATGATCGTACATCCTGAAGGATTTAACCTAACCTAACTTTTCATCCACTATCACCCCAGGTCTCGGACAGAGTGCGTGTTACTCAGGATTTTGCAGGTCAAGGTCATTGGAGTTGAGGTTCCCTCTCGTGCATAGTTTTATGGACAAGGCTGAGACGATGGAATTTATAtagagaaatattattttatattatcgcatattattatttacgcTGTGTATGTTTTTACGCTTACAAATTTTCCATAagtgcataaatattcgcagcgTAGTGACAAAGGTTGAAGAACATTTTCGCTCGTATATTTCAAAAGTGttacaattaaaaataattcactTTTTCCGTTAAGGAGGTATGAAAACCGTGAAAGGAGGATTACGAGGGACAATGAATTTTTCCTCGCAGACGGACCCACGCGAAAACAGTAAATACAACTGCGAACGATTAATCAACCCCTTGCCATGGTACACGGTGGACAGGAAACGAGAGGCGTAGCAAAGGAATACAAAACGGGATACAACGCGCGGCTTGGTCCTTCTTACTTCAAAACATCGTATACCAGTTGGCTGTTAGATTCAGCAAAAACTGTTATCGTGTTACGCTGTCCGAATTTAAAGTAGAACATGTGCCCGTTGTCCCGTTGAGAAATCCGAACGACGTGGCCAAGAAAACATCGAATCTCTCCGACGACACTAAGTAAAACCGCAACGTACCAAATTGTTTCTTCCACCAAGCCTAAACGTCGATCTCTCAAACTGCGAAAAGTCCAAAAACTCCGTCCTTCTGCCCAAAAAAGCAAAACGCTGGCGCGTCGCACAGCTGCTGTTTTAATCAACGCACAAAATTAAAATCGCATGCAAAACCGCAGGCTAACGAACTGAAGCGGCATCCGAAAGATAGTGTCACGCCGTACGTAATCTCGATGAGGTCTGGCGGCAGGGCGGGGTCGTTGCCGATGGAGAAGCGTATCGGGCCAAAGCCGAACGGTATCGTGGCCTCGAAACAAAAAGCCACGGTCGAAGGTTAAGGGCTTGCGAGGGCGAGGGCGCGCTCGCCGTTACCCGCGAAACCATCTCACGCTCACAGCCACCTATCCACATGTACATAGCGAAAGTTAGACAGAGGAAGGCGCACATGCGTGCGTACATGCGTCGCGGTCGTCGTGGCGCGGTGGCTCACGTAAAAGTCACGTGGCATGCGACCGCCGCCAATCAATATCGAGGCACTGTGGGGTGTGTGCGTTCACGGGGAGGCAGTGAAAGACGACGGAGTAGAGGCAGCCAGTGCGTCCGCGGCCGTCAACCACACCTTGTCGGGGAAAGCAACTCGCGAGAGACACGCGCGCATCCACgcacacatatatacacatacacaaacatacacacacacacagacacACCTCTCGAAAAGCACCCCGTCGCCGTCGTTCGACCGGTCGTTTCGCTTTCGACGCGGTCTGCCTGTTGCGGGACGGCTGATTCGTCGAAGGAAGGATCATCACAAGTGCAAGGTACCTGGGTGGATAGTGCGGGGGAGTTTTTTTTTTACGCTTCTCGTTACGGAGGGAAAATAAAAAGGGAGGGATAGAAGTTTCAAAAGGGGTGGATTTGGAAGGAAGAATGCTTGTCACACGGTTCTTGGTGAATCTGTTTCGCTTTGAATTCTGGCTGGTGGACTTCGGGTTTTGATATCGGGGGTAGAATCGTGGTGGTTTTTTCGTTTTCGATTCTACGAGAATGTTGGGTCTTACCGGAGGATACCAGGTAGATTTCGAAGCAACGTAGACGGGGTTTGCTTGTTGATCACGATTTTCAGGGTAGAATAGCGATAGTATTTAAAGAAATCACTTTAAAGGTGCTTGGTCCTGATTCTTGGTTTCGCTTCGAATTCGATGGATTTGGGATTTTGAGATTTCGAAGGTAGAATCGTAGCGGTTTCATTTGGCATTTTATGAAAATAGAGAGAGACGCCGGGGATGAAGATTCTGCGGGATTTCAGCGAGCTACGAGAAGTTTACAACGTGAGAGATGCAAAATTTTACGAACGACGATTAGGTATGAAAGGAAAGAGACCGTGTAAAAAGTTTTGAAGTATTTAAAAACATAGAATTCCCAAAAGAATCGTTGGAGGTACGAAATTATAAgcgtgtataaaaattgaagaGGATAGATAAGTAGGGACTGCGATGATAAATCCGCTTAGTGCTGAAAGGCGAGTAAAAATTTGAGGGAAATGTCTTCTCAGTGAAAGTTTTAAGAGCTATCCCGCGACGTGTTTACGGATAACGAGTTACATGAACATTATTTCGAAGATGTATCACGTTGGTTGATTTTATTTTCTCTGGATAGCGTGAGAAATATTCCCAAGTTATAATAAATTTACGATTTTAATTTGAAATGCTAAAGCGAACTTGTTAgctgaaaattgaaatattatctaTGTTCTGCGGATACagatcttttttctttccttttatcttATCTTCGCTACCTAATATTGTTAGAATACAAAGATTAATCTTTCTAGTACCTCGTTCATTGAAACGTTAAATCATCGTTACGCCATAAAATATATTAGGACAAGTACCTTCATATTTCTTATTACATATCGCGAAAATGACTTAAAACACGTTTTTCTCAAATTATCCATTTTCTTTTGATTCTCTTACTAAAAACAAATACCAAGTAAAATTAGGTATAACTAGTACTGGATGAATACTATTAAATAAAGAAGTATACGGTATACCATAATTTTGTTATGCTTTGACTGATCATTTTCTTCAATCTTTATTTCTATTCTAAGCCTAACAAATTTCTCAAACGATCTATAGAGCACCGAAAAAGCATCGAAGAAGGTTATAACTTTTCTCGCATCAAGCATTCTGATCGAAAGTCCAATAAAACCGAACTCCATCGACGTCTCTTATTTCACCTCGCCAACAGAGAAGTTTCAGTGTCACAGTATCcttaaaaaatagaagaatattcGAGGCTACTGTCTCGGGACCACTCGATGCCCGTGATCTGGATTCTTTGCCATTCTTTCTCGCACAGACGGGAAATTTTGTCCCCAGAGGACCGCTTGTCTTCTCCGAGAAAGGAACACGGACTAAGaacgtaaaaaaagaaagaccaAGAAATACTGAAAAGATATTTCGACACTGATCGCTTTATCGAAAACATTCGCACAAATATGTAACATCTGAACACAGAAAAGAGAGCCTTGAACGAAAAAAACTGTCCGCTACGTTTCcgacttattttcacacgtaaaaTAATCTCCCGTCCATTGCTGTCTGATCGAGATTAGACAAATTCACGTCTGCCCGATAAATTTCCAAATTGAATTTCCTCGGGAACGAAGCCTCCAATATTGCTCTTCGTCTTATTATTTCGTGTCATAGGATCCCTCTGACCTCAACGGTATCGCGAGCTTCCAGAACCATTTCTATGTATCTGCAACGATTTGGAATCGTGCAAGTACTTACGGACAATAATGTGCATGCACTATGGATGAAAAGACGGTAGGAACACGGAGGGTTAATGGTGGTCGAGTGTTTTCGAGGAGGCAGCGTAGGTGAAAGTGGAGAAGAGGTGCGTGGTAAACTCTGACGGGCGGCGGTTCTCCAGCCGGATATCGAGCGATCGAGCTCGTCGTGAATTTTTTAGATCGGCCCTTTTTGATGCTCTCTGGCCGGAACGTGTTCGTAGGTTTATCTACGGCTGCCAGACACACGAGCTGCCTCGTACCTCGTGTCACGTCGTCTGCAATATTAAACGAAGCTGCGTGATGCTGTTTCACTGTCGCGAGAGGCTCGAATCAGACAGTATAGGGGCGCGTTTGAAATCCTCTACTTTGCCCGCGTGAAATTCCTCTTGCTgcacgttctctctctctctctctctctctttctctcggtcTGTTTTCATAACTCGCTGCTGGTATCTTCTGCTTTGCGTGTTTATTTTGTGTTACACGTTTTCTTGCCCCCtttgttctttcttttattcggCGCGTGGTAGAAAGTCAGGTGGAGGTTTCGAGGGAATGCggtgaattttttatttcacgatCCCGGATCGCGGTTTGCCAGAGAAAGTTTCGTCGACTTTCATATTGCATGTAGGTATTTGATTGTTTATCCTTCCTCGAGATCGTTGGTATTCGTATTCTTCTTTTCGAAATTTGTGTTTGTTGGTCTACTTATCGCAATTGATTTTACGAATTCGATTCGATACGAAATGGACAATTTTGGAAAATTTGTAGTTTGGTTTATATCTGATATGTGATATTTTCCCAACATTGAAACAGTCTGATTTTCCATACAgggaaatgtataaaatatcttaAGCGATACAGCCGCTTATCGTATTATGTTATGGTTGAGACAGATTTCTAATTCGGTTCTTCAATTATTCATTTCTTCATTcgtgtttataaatatatatgaaattgcACGAAAATTTCAAGTCTCTTTCTATTTAGTTATTTATAAACGCAAATCCCTTCTTTTTTATAATTCACTTTTGCAGTTCAGCAATTTTTGAAACTTACAGAAGGTGATAGAGAACGAGCTGCATCGTTTTTGTGTGTTTTTACAATGTCTAAAAGACGAATTTTCGTGTTTCGTGACCATAACAAGACTTTGCCTGGCTAAAACTATAGTTAACAGAATGTAGTCCCATTATGTAGATTActgaaagaagataaaatctaTGATTCACGGGGAACAGTAGAATAATCACATTTCAACCATGCTAAATTCCAAGTGCTTAAAAGAATCGTTAAAACTACCAACATTTTACCTAATTTACCATAGGTTTTCCTGGTAAACTCACAGCAAAATCTCCAATTCGAAGCTCAGATAGACATGTAAAACATTTTTAAGCAATATTAGATACATGTGATTAGATACATTTTTATCGCAAATAAAAGACATTATTATATTGTGTGTTACAATTATCTAAAAATTATAAAGCTAGCATGTTTGAAAATTTCCAGTCAGTATCcaatattaattaaaagtttTTAGATTTCACTTATATTCGCTAATTTCTCAAATCTGTCACAAATTGTACTTCTACCTTTACAAATACGTTTCAAAGATTTTATATCAATTTCCTATTAAAATCTGCCTGCAAGACTCGAAATTGCCACATAAGTAAAAGTTTTAAGAATCCAAGATACGAAGTCGTATTTTCCAATTCCCCCAAAATATCATCCGTTAAATTTCCTAATCGAAAATATTAGCAATTTAAAAACGATTCAAAATTATCAAATCCATTTACTATCAAAATATAAAGCCCTAGAAATTATCATGGTTTAAGTCAGTCTATTGCTATTTTCCATGAAATAGTACCTTCCCTTTATTGTTATGAAAAATACGTTATACATTTTCGAATCGCGGGAAAGTAGCGCAACAaagtaacgataaaagttaaaaAATGATACCTTGATAATTGAACTATCcaaatacaaattttcaaagtCTTCACCTACACTGCTACGATTGTTAGCCGATTTAAGAAAAATtcagatttcaagtttctccattaataaattataaattaatagtaataaataaataaataaataacaataaataaattaacagTAAATGCTGTATGTATTCATTTTTGAAGTACTTAAAATTGCTGGAAAAACTGAAATTACACGACTGTTCATTTTGAACGATGTAGTTTCTCATGGATTTCTCAGTTCATAGTTGATAGACATAGCATGGCGGGAGTCTGGCAGTCGGAGCGTGTGGTAAACGACTCGTTCGAAGCGGATTCAGTGAGTCAGGCGCTTTTATTTCCGAACGAGCATCCCCATCGTCGGGAAGTCGAGTACGAAATGGTTATAACGAGACGGTAAAATTCGATTTCACCCGTGTGGCCGATCACACGTCGCGGCAGACCAGAAGTCGTTTGCACGCGCTTTTCAAAACGGATTCAAGATGAAACCGACGCGTCGGATTGACTTCAGCCCTTTCAAATTCATTCCTTTGAAACTGATTTGCAAAATGTGAAATTTCTTAGAAAGTTAAAAGCGTTCTTCGATAGTTGATGCACAATGATAcgtaaaatttgtatttaaacGATTTGTACAGTTTATAAAAATCCTTTATGTAAAGTTTATTGCTGTTATGTCGATGCATACAATTTTAgtatttcatagaaattttataaattctaaaGAGATAATAGCTATGCATAAAAAATGTGTAAAAAGTTCTGAAAAAAAACACATTGTCTGAAAATATGCCGTATTTGCCTTACATTTCGCTGTGAATGTTTCGAGCAACATGTTACGTGTTAGAAGTTTGATGTCTATCGATTGAAAAGAATTACTATTGATCCGTGTAAACGTTTTTGTTTAGGTAATGCATCGAAGCTTCTCTCGATAAAATACATTTTGTGAAATAAAGCGGTATACAGTTTTTTACATGATAATTATTACTGTCAATTCGTATTCGCTATCGTTAAACAACAACAAcattgtaaatatttttcaaataattcctGAAAGAACGAAacgtttatttttattcaagAACGATATAGGTATCGTGTTTTTTCATTTACAGACGGATAATTGACAAGGGCCTGTAGAAGATGGACGTAAAAGGGCGAGTTGCCCTGGTGACGGGCGCCGCTTCCGGTATCGGTAAATCTTGCGCCGTGGAATTATTAAACGAAGGCGCGATGgtgagtaaaaaaaaaaaaaaaagggaaaaaggaaaatattcaATGTAGAACTAACGCGAGAGAAAAATTTCCATAGCTTCGgtttaatttaaaaagttaTCGTGTTTGATATCAACGAAACAGTTTCTTGCaagtttttattaaatttcataaatacCAAAAGTATGTAATTTTGTCTATCTATTTGGACAAATTTTAAATTCCTTTCATAAACTGAagggaaaatttaaataatgtcTCTTCCGATTTTATTCAGCCGACCTTAAAATATATCACGACTTTTCTGAAATACGATTAAAGAATATAAGATACACTTCGTAATCCGAAAATCAAAAATTCTTAAAcagcaaaaaagaaagaaaaggagagatCAAGTGATACGAAATGAAAGTATCGAGAAAGAAGCTTCGTATTTTCAATCATAATGGCGtgaagtagcaatgaaatttttaCAGTGCTGTTTTCATTAAGGGAAGTAGCGATATGGGTTTACCCCATAGCACGTAGTGCCTATAAAAAATCCGTATTAATAGAGGGCTAAGGAGAACCAACAGAGTTTATAGTTATATTTCGCGAAACCTCCTTAAGGATGTAACCTTGACTTAGTATGTATACCGTTTCATGAATGTTTCGACGCCTTATGCTAAAAATTATCTCGCGTATATTTAGATCGCTCTCCAGTGAAGTTTTATCTTGGCTTCTGACCGACTTCTATGGAATAGTAATACTTCATGTTACCGACAATAATGTCTCGTTTTACCACGCATTACGTGTAAaacgttattaaataaaattctattctattctaacagatattatatttttctatatataggTGTCTATATGCGATATAAACTCAGAAGAGGGTGAAAAATTAGCAGAAACTTTGTCTACAGAACATGGGAAAGACCGTGTGATCTTCTGTCAATGCGACGTCACAGACTACTCGCAATTCGAAGGTAAAAGACTCTGGATTAATATTTTCCtattacaatattaatttaaattttcagaGTATAGTGCGAAAGATCTATTTGATTGATCGATTATTAATGTAGAAATTATACGTCTATTTTCTACCTGCTAACAcgcatataatttatttataagaatacaattattctctaatagTCCAAGTTCCATTTATACTGAATGAAATTAAACTCTGTAAGATTTGTCATTAATATCCAATATTCATGTATAAAAGTATAATCGTTAACATTCAATTTACATACAGATGTGTGCACttgatttattatatttgaTTAATTTGAATTCACAGAAttccattataattaaatttatgtaGTTATTTAATTTACGTCAGACTAACGTATTAATTCTAATTCGCAGAATCGTTTCAAACAACGTTCGCGACGTTCGGCCACATCGATATCGTTGTTAATAACGCTGGAATAATGAACGATCGATTTTGGGAACTGGAAGTGGACATCAACGTTGTGAGTATTTAATATTCGACAACTTCCTAAACATTCTCGCcgctctttccttttcttcctgATTTTTCTGTTTTATCTGCACGAGGTCTTTGTTGAAATTATTGCAGAATGGCGTGATCCGCGGAACTTTGCTCGCTCAGCGATTTATGGGGACGGACAGGGGTGGCCAGGGTGGAATAGTGGTTAATATTGGAAGCAACGTCAGCATCAACCCTTATGCGAGTGTTCCAATTTACTCTGCCACCAAGGCGGCAATCGTCAACTTCACCAGAGCGTTCGGGGTAAATCAACTTTGACGatgattaataataaaattgcattcgTAGTTTATGCGTTAAATAAATCTTGAGCTAAAAAGGTGAACGTAGAAAATTATTATGGAGAAATACGAGAGATAAATAATCTTCTAGTAACATgtagtttatatttatagaTACGTACTTATCTACATGTGCATGTACATTACGCGAGATTCCCTCGAGAGACATTACGTTTGTTTAATTTAGGGCACTTCTGTACACGAATGTCATAAATTACGTTGTATCCAATTTATCAAAAAGCATAGGAttgtacatatacatgtatatcgtatttattttacaattcaggacttccttttttttttacacgAACATCATGATTCATTTTTATCTAAATCTATAAAGTTTGATATCACAGGGATAAAAATCGATCGATGTATTTATGTTGTTATTTTGCGATACCTTTCGATCAATTCAAATCCTTTCTTGCAGAAAGTTTCAAGCAAAATCTCCAAGATACTTGTTCAAAAATATCCAGTATATAGactttttgtataaaaatcatCATATATCTTTGGATCTAACTTATAAGATTGGAAATCGTGGGAATCAGTTTGATATTGTTGTCGTTTGCCATAGCACCAATACCACGTGGATTTAACCGGCGTGAAGGTGATGGCATTATGCCCAAGCGCGACAGATAGCAAATTATTAGGAGATGTCAGTAAACAATTGCTGTGGGCTCGATACGTAGATGCTTGGCTTCGTGACGTCGCCAGTTCAGTTCCTCAAAGGTAATAATACTTCCAATCatgataatagaatattttataattcacACTCTTTATCAAATAGAACGATAACGTTTAGGATGACACACAATCTCCTTATAGCTTCTTATA
The Bombus affinis isolate iyBomAffi1 chromosome 2, iyBomAffi1.2, whole genome shotgun sequence genome window above contains:
- the LOC126927219 gene encoding 15-hydroxyprostaglandin dehydrogenase [NAD(+)]-like, encoding MDVKGRVALVTGAASGIGKSCAVELLNEGAMVSICDINSEEGEKLAETLSTEHGKDRVIFCQCDVTDYSQFEESFQTTFATFGHIDIVVNNAGIMNDRFWELEVDINVNGVIRGTLLAQRFMGTDRGGQGGIVVNIGSNVSINPYASVPIYSATKAAIVNFTRAFGHQYHVDLTGVKVMALCPSATDSKLLGDVSKQLLWARYVDAWLRDVASSVPQRSEHVAKALIQILNTGKSGSVWMVEKDQPAHEITFPKN